The DNA region ACATGGATGCTGATGGTAAATATTAGATACATAAAATCTGTAGGGACAGGTTTATCAGCAGAAGTTTAGGTCTTTACAAAAACTCTGGAAAACCTGCCCCTACCAGGCGAAATGGATTGCAATAAGCAACTATCGACGGTTACAGTCCCGATCGGCGGTGTAGACGATCGCCCCATAGCGCCCATCGGTTGTCCGAATCGCCACACAGTTCCCGGTGCCTTTTTCTAGCCAATAGGTGAAACTGCTGTCTGCCATCTGTCTGCTATTCCGAAATTCATAGCCCCGTTGTGTGACGGTCTGTTCCGCCTGCCCAGCTCTAGCACCAACCAGATCTTCCAGGCCAGGTACTGGATCGCCCGGTTTCACAGTCGTGTTGGATGGCGTTGTGGGTCTGGTTGTGCTAGCTTGATAAGTCTCTATATCGGAAGAAAATACCCAGCCCTTGAATTGAGGATTATCTCGATAGGTCACCTGGCACCAGGTTGGCATCCGCGTGGACTGGCAACCCAGGTTACGCAAAACCGTCCCCTTGGGAACGTTCCCCTTGACGACTTTGGA from Leptodesmis sichuanensis A121 includes:
- a CDS encoding SH3 domain-containing protein, encoding MQFKTVLSRGAIAAIALIVASPLVAEAIPQRSRAACIRSTAEELGVPVGNIMITDVGPVSAESGAVTVKMQNRTTGQTADCRVNTIDNTVLSVTPTSSGGSNAGSGNSSAQDPEFWVATTGTRLRERPGIFSKVVKGNVPKGTVLRNLGCQSTRMPTWCQVTYRDNPQFKGWVFSSDIETYQASTTRPTTPSNTTVKPGDPVPGLEDLVGARAGQAEQTVTQRGYEFRNSRQMADSSFTYWLEKGTGNCVAIRTTDGRYGAIVYTADRDCNRR